The following are encoded together in the Adhaeribacter arboris genome:
- a CDS encoding NifU family protein: MIENKEKSVSVYAEANPNPESMKFVLSTILLPEGVSVDYPNVEAAANSPFAQELFNFDYVSRVFIASNFVTVTKNTNDQWVQLIPELRLFIKSYVEAGGPIFLEDPVAEQTQAVTDITGELSGDDAVISHKVIDLLENYVRPAVEQDGGNITFKSYKDGVVTVNLQGSCSGCPSATITLKAGIENLLKRMVPEVTEVVAEGVTDY; encoded by the coding sequence ATGATAGAAAATAAAGAAAAATCCGTATCGGTGTATGCAGAAGCCAACCCGAATCCGGAGTCCATGAAATTTGTGTTGAGTACCATTTTACTGCCCGAAGGGGTAAGCGTGGATTACCCCAACGTAGAAGCCGCCGCTAATTCGCCGTTTGCCCAGGAATTATTTAATTTTGATTATGTATCGCGGGTTTTTATTGCCAGTAACTTTGTTACCGTTACTAAAAATACCAACGACCAGTGGGTACAATTAATTCCGGAATTGCGTTTGTTTATTAAATCGTACGTAGAAGCCGGCGGGCCAATCTTTTTGGAAGATCCAGTGGCGGAACAAACCCAAGCAGTTACCGATATTACTGGTGAATTGAGTGGGGATGATGCCGTTATTTCGCATAAAGTTATTGACTTATTAGAAAACTACGTCCGTCCGGCGGTAGAACAGGACGGCGGTAATATTACTTTTAAATCGTACAAAGACGGGGTAGTAACGGTTAACTTACAAGGTTCCTGCAGCGGCTGTCCATCGGCAACTATTACCTTAAAAGCCGGTATCGAGAACTTATTAAAACGCATGGTTCCGGAAGTAACGGAAGTAGTAGCCGAAGGCGTTACGGATTATTAA
- a CDS encoding SAM hydrolase/SAM-dependent halogenase family protein, with product MGLITFLSDFGYTDHYVAAVKAKILSSAPQTQIIDISHAIESYNIAHGAFVLNSLFREFPPNTVHLVAVDSQGSRQGRYLAIQFQEHYFLAADNGLLSLLIESQLVKMVELPVITPTTFAAKDILAPAALALANGANLNSIGTPITQYRELINRQLRLSDHAITGHVVHIDHYGNLITNVSRDSMDAIGHDRPFTVHFARETVQKISGDFTHVDEGDVICFYNQQGWLSIGVNKGHASELLGLHYDSQINVHFKKM from the coding sequence ATGGGTTTGATTACTTTTTTGTCTGATTTTGGCTATACCGATCATTACGTTGCAGCCGTAAAAGCCAAAATTTTAAGTAGTGCGCCGCAGACCCAAATTATAGACATTTCGCACGCCATTGAATCATATAACATTGCGCACGGAGCTTTTGTTCTAAACTCCTTATTCCGGGAATTTCCTCCTAATACCGTGCATTTAGTAGCCGTGGATTCGCAAGGCAGTCGACAGGGCCGGTACCTAGCAATACAATTTCAGGAGCATTATTTTCTAGCGGCAGATAACGGATTATTATCTCTTTTAATTGAATCGCAACTGGTTAAAATGGTAGAACTACCGGTAATCACGCCTACTACTTTTGCCGCTAAAGATATTTTAGCTCCGGCAGCGCTAGCTTTAGCAAATGGCGCTAATTTAAACAGTATAGGAACACCCATTACACAGTACCGGGAACTCATAAACCGCCAATTGCGCCTAAGCGATCATGCTATTACTGGCCACGTAGTACACATAGATCATTACGGCAACTTAATTACCAATGTGTCCCGCGATAGTATGGACGCCATTGGCCACGATCGCCCCTTTACCGTGCATTTTGCGCGCGAAACCGTCCAGAAAATTTCCGGGGATTTTACCCACGTAGACGAAGGCGATGTAATTTGTTTCTATAACCAGCAAGGTTGGTTATCCATTGGGGTGAACAAAGGCCACGCCTCCGAACTATTAGGCCTGCATTATGATTCGCAAATAAATGTGCATTTCAAAAAAATGTAA
- the secDF gene encoding protein translocase subunit SecDF produces MRNKTGILLLTIVVTALCAYYLSFTFVSKRVQRQAEAYATDAKGNVNTNKKFAYLDSVRKEPVFNFLGINYTYEEIQNSELSLGLDLKGGMHVILEVSPVEIIKSMAGNNKDPNFLKALQVAQQRQANSQAKFTTLFAQAYREINPTGRLASIFSNTANKGRINYNSTNEQVISAIDTEVNGAIDRSFNILQTRIDKFGVNQPNIQRLKSTDQIQIELPGVTDATRVRKLLQGTANLEFWEVWKAEEFSPYFAQLNAVLAKQEAANKLAAGKSPKAAAKTTNDDVLSKAAAKPAIDPLTGKPVTDSAATDTTKASTVASAKNDSTKTDSLSAGQSSQLAKLFTALPGGLGTNVRDTAKVNALFRRPEVQAIFPSNMKFLWAVKPIVGQDKQEFLEFYAIKKGRDGKAPVSGDAISDARQDFDQQGRPEVNMGMNVAGAKKWQRLTASTIGRQVAIVLDNYVYSAPVVQGEIPNGNSSISGNFTVEEAQDLANILKAGKMPAPTRIVEEAIVGPSLGQEAINQGLLSSLAAMGVVVIFMIFYYSKGGFIADLALFFNIFFIVGILAQFGAALTLPGIAGMVLTMGMSVDANVLIFERIREELALGVSIKEAIHKGYDRAFSSIFDSNVTTLLAGIILYFFGSGPVKGFAITLMLGIATSFFTAVYVSRLFLEYMTRGKNVNNMSFSTVFSKNLFKNFNFDFIKYRKAAYIGSTALILFGFIMMYVQGGPNLGVDFKGGRSYIVNFNKAVPASEVRTALLDEFKGSGTDVKTFGASNRLKITTSYLAEDESTQADETVQAALQTGLKQYKAESPNILSSSKVGATMADDIQKTAIISVLLSFAGIFLYVMIRFRKWQYSLGGVVALIHDALMVTAFFAIGRIFGLNYEMDQVFIASILTIIGFSINDTVVIYDRIREHLTNHPKSKIKEVINPALNDTLSRTIITSLTVLFVVVILFVFGGETLRGFSYAMLIGVISGTYSTLYIATPILMDTVDDDKPKVAAATVTPKLTTTGKVRS; encoded by the coding sequence ATGCGTAACAAAACCGGAATATTGTTATTAACGATAGTGGTAACTGCTCTCTGCGCCTACTATCTGTCGTTTACCTTTGTATCCAAACGGGTGCAGCGCCAAGCAGAAGCGTATGCCACGGATGCCAAAGGCAATGTAAACACTAACAAGAAATTTGCTTATCTGGATTCGGTTCGGAAAGAGCCTGTTTTTAACTTTTTAGGTATTAATTATACCTACGAAGAAATTCAGAACAGCGAGTTAAGCCTAGGATTGGATCTAAAAGGCGGGATGCACGTAATCCTGGAAGTTTCGCCGGTGGAAATTATTAAATCCATGGCTGGTAACAACAAAGACCCTAACTTCTTAAAAGCTTTACAGGTAGCTCAGCAACGGCAAGCTAACAGTCAGGCAAAATTTACTACCTTATTTGCCCAGGCATACCGCGAAATTAATCCTACGGGTCGTTTAGCCTCTATCTTCTCTAATACGGCTAATAAAGGCCGTATCAATTACAATTCTACTAACGAGCAAGTAATTTCGGCTATTGATACCGAGGTAAACGGCGCTATTGACCGCTCATTCAACATCTTACAAACCCGGATTGACAAATTCGGTGTAAATCAACCTAATATCCAACGTTTAAAAAGCACTGATCAGATTCAGATTGAATTACCAGGTGTTACCGATGCTACCCGGGTCCGTAAATTATTACAAGGTACCGCTAATCTGGAATTCTGGGAAGTATGGAAAGCCGAAGAATTTAGTCCTTACTTTGCGCAGTTAAATGCCGTTTTAGCGAAACAAGAGGCAGCCAACAAATTAGCAGCCGGTAAATCGCCAAAGGCTGCAGCTAAAACTACCAATGACGATGTTTTATCGAAAGCGGCCGCTAAACCTGCCATTGATCCTTTAACCGGCAAACCAGTTACCGATTCCGCTGCGACTGATACCACTAAAGCTAGTACTGTAGCATCCGCCAAAAACGATTCTACTAAAACAGATTCGTTATCTGCTGGTCAAAGTAGCCAGCTTGCAAAATTATTTACTGCATTGCCAGGTGGTTTAGGCACTAACGTACGCGATACTGCTAAAGTAAATGCGTTGTTCCGCCGGCCGGAAGTACAAGCTATTTTCCCGTCTAACATGAAATTTTTATGGGCGGTAAAACCAATTGTAGGACAAGATAAACAAGAGTTCCTGGAATTCTACGCCATCAAAAAAGGCCGGGATGGTAAAGCGCCGGTTAGCGGCGATGCCATCAGCGATGCGCGCCAGGATTTTGATCAGCAAGGTCGCCCGGAGGTAAATATGGGAATGAATGTTGCCGGCGCTAAAAAATGGCAGCGTTTAACTGCTTCTACTATTGGTCGCCAGGTAGCCATTGTACTGGATAATTACGTGTATTCTGCGCCGGTAGTTCAAGGCGAAATTCCGAACGGTAACTCTTCTATTTCGGGTAATTTTACCGTTGAAGAAGCCCAGGACTTAGCTAATATTTTAAAAGCGGGTAAAATGCCCGCCCCTACCCGCATTGTAGAAGAAGCCATTGTTGGTCCATCTTTGGGTCAGGAAGCCATTAACCAAGGTCTTCTATCTTCACTGGCAGCTATGGGGGTTGTGGTAATATTTATGATATTCTACTACAGCAAAGGTGGTTTTATAGCCGACTTAGCTTTATTCTTCAACATCTTCTTTATTGTTGGGATTTTGGCTCAATTCGGGGCAGCCCTTACTTTGCCTGGTATTGCGGGTATGGTTTTAACAATGGGTATGTCAGTGGATGCGAACGTGCTGATTTTTGAACGTATCCGGGAAGAACTCGCATTAGGAGTTAGTATTAAAGAAGCTATCCATAAAGGGTACGACCGGGCTTTTAGTTCTATCTTTGACTCCAACGTAACTACTTTATTAGCCGGTATTATTTTATACTTCTTCGGTTCTGGTCCGGTAAAAGGCTTTGCTATTACCTTAATGTTGGGTATTGCTACATCATTCTTTACCGCTGTTTATGTGTCACGGTTATTTTTAGAATACATGACTCGTGGCAAGAACGTAAACAATATGAGCTTCTCCACTGTGTTCTCCAAAAACCTGTTCAAGAACTTTAACTTCGATTTTATTAAGTACCGCAAAGCGGCTTACATTGGTTCTACTGCTTTAATTTTGTTCGGTTTTATTATGATGTACGTACAAGGCGGGCCGAACTTGGGTGTGGACTTTAAAGGAGGACGTTCTTATATAGTTAATTTTAATAAAGCGGTACCGGCTTCCGAGGTAAGAACTGCTTTACTGGATGAATTTAAAGGTTCTGGTACCGACGTAAAAACCTTTGGCGCATCTAATCGCCTGAAAATAACTACCAGTTATTTAGCCGAAGATGAATCTACCCAAGCCGACGAAACGGTACAGGCCGCCTTACAAACCGGCTTAAAGCAGTATAAGGCAGAAAGTCCTAATATTTTAAGTTCTTCTAAAGTAGGCGCTACCATGGCCGATGATATTCAGAAAACGGCAATTATCTCGGTGTTGCTCTCATTTGCCGGAATCTTCCTCTACGTAATGATTCGTTTCCGGAAATGGCAATACAGCTTGGGGGGCGTAGTAGCCTTGATTCACGATGCTTTAATGGTAACCGCCTTCTTCGCTATTGGCCGTATTTTTGGCTTAAATTACGAAATGGATCAGGTGTTTATTGCGTCTATCTTAACGATTATTGGTTTCTCCATTAACGATACCGTAGTTATCTACGACCGTATCCGGGAGCACTTAACCAATCATCCAAAGAGCAAGATTAAAGAAGTTATTAATCCGGCCCTGAACGATACTCTGAGCCGCACCATTATTACCTCGTTAACGGTATTATTTGTGGTAGTTATTCTATTTGTATTTGGTGGGGAAACCTTGCGTGGCTTCTCTTACGCGATGCTAATCGGGGTAATTTCTGGTACGTACTCTACCTTGTATATCGCTACTCCAATTTTGATGGATACCGTAGATGATGATAAACCGAAAGTAGCGGCCGCAACCGTTACGCCTAAACTGACCACCACTGGAAAAGTACGTTCATAA
- a CDS encoding uridine kinase family protein, translating into MQQPYIIGITGGSASGKTTFLKKLMASFDPKDICLMAQDNYYLPHDDQEIDENGVINFDLPSSFDATAYARDVLKLRNGEVVTRPEYTFNNPNIIPRELVFNPAPIIVVEGIFVFYFEEVAKLLNLRVYIDAEEHVKLQRRILRDVKERGYGGLDDVLYRYSNHVVPTYEKYIRPYKYDTDLIIPNNRHFENGLEVLVSFLRTKIQSYYS; encoded by the coding sequence ATGCAGCAACCCTATATTATCGGGATTACCGGTGGCAGTGCTTCGGGCAAGACCACTTTTCTAAAAAAGCTAATGGCTTCGTTCGATCCAAAGGATATTTGCCTTATGGCGCAGGATAATTATTATTTGCCCCACGATGATCAGGAAATAGATGAAAACGGTGTCATTAATTTTGATTTACCCTCGTCATTTGATGCAACAGCTTATGCCCGCGATGTATTAAAGTTGCGTAACGGCGAAGTAGTTACCCGTCCGGAATATACTTTTAACAATCCTAATATTATTCCGCGCGAATTAGTTTTTAATCCGGCCCCGATAATAGTAGTAGAAGGAATTTTTGTATTTTATTTTGAAGAAGTAGCCAAACTTCTTAATCTGCGGGTTTATATAGATGCCGAGGAACACGTTAAATTGCAACGGCGCATTTTACGCGATGTAAAAGAGCGCGGTTATGGAGGCTTAGATGATGTTTTATACCGTTATTCCAACCACGTGGTGCCTACTTACGAAAAATACATCCGCCCTTATAAGTACGATACTGATTTAATTATTCCGAATAATCGACATTTCGAAAATGGTTTAGAAGTGTTGGTTTCATTTTTGAGAACAAAAATCCAAAGTTATTACAGTTGA
- the aroC gene encoding chorismate synthase, which yields MSNSYGKIFRITTFGESHGQSVGVVVDGCPAGLEITQAEIQLELDRRRPGQSNITTQRKEEDEIIILSGLYENKTTGTPIALMVNNKNQAGKDYSHLEHAFRPSHADYTYTAKYGLRDHRGGGRSSARETLARVAAGAIANKYLKQQSIQIASYVSSVGPISLTESYEQLDLTQIDSNKIRCPQPQVADEMIELVEETRKNRDTVGGVITCVIKGVPVGLGEPAFDKLHAELGKAMLSINAVKGFEYGSGFDGTKLYGSEHNDVFYTDADGRVQTRTNHSGGIQGGISNGQDIYFRVAFKPVATILQPQTSINDQGETITLEGKGRHDPCVLPRAVPIVDAMTALVLIDFLLRQRTVRV from the coding sequence ATGAGTAATTCGTACGGCAAAATTTTCCGGATAACTACTTTTGGCGAATCGCACGGGCAATCTGTTGGCGTAGTGGTAGATGGCTGTCCGGCTGGTCTGGAAATTACCCAAGCAGAAATTCAACTGGAACTGGACCGGCGGCGTCCCGGCCAATCTAATATTACAACCCAGCGCAAAGAAGAAGACGAAATTATTATTTTGTCCGGCTTATACGAAAATAAAACCACGGGCACGCCCATTGCCTTAATGGTGAACAATAAAAACCAGGCGGGTAAAGATTACTCCCACCTCGAACATGCCTTTCGGCCTTCGCACGCCGACTATACTTATACCGCTAAGTACGGTTTGCGCGACCATCGGGGAGGTGGCCGCTCCTCCGCCCGGGAAACGTTGGCCCGGGTGGCAGCGGGCGCTATCGCGAATAAATATTTAAAGCAACAAAGTATTCAGATTGCCTCTTATGTTTCTTCGGTCGGACCTATATCTTTAACGGAATCGTACGAACAATTAGACCTAACGCAAATCGACAGTAATAAAATCCGGTGTCCGCAACCCCAAGTCGCCGATGAAATGATTGAACTGGTAGAAGAAACCCGCAAAAACCGCGATACGGTAGGAGGGGTGATTACCTGCGTCATAAAAGGAGTACCAGTGGGTTTAGGTGAGCCGGCCTTCGATAAATTGCACGCGGAACTTGGCAAAGCTATGCTCAGTATTAATGCCGTAAAAGGATTTGAATACGGCAGCGGTTTTGATGGAACCAAGCTGTACGGCTCGGAGCATAACGATGTATTTTACACCGATGCGGACGGGCGGGTTCAAACGCGAACCAATCACTCCGGAGGAATTCAGGGGGGGATTTCCAACGGGCAAGATATTTATTTCCGGGTGGCTTTTAAGCCAGTAGCTACTATTCTGCAACCGCAAACCAGTATAAACGATCAGGGCGAAACCATTACTCTCGAAGGCAAAGGTCGCCATGATCCTTGTGTTTTGCCCCGGGCCGTTCCTATTGTTGATGCCATGACTGCCTTGGTGCTGATTGATTTTTTGTTACGCCAACGAACCGTTCGGGTATAA
- a CDS encoding GNAT family N-acetyltransferase yields MIVVKRVSDIRDLDAAFTIREKVFVKEQKVPKDDEYDEHDKTANHYLATYNGVPVGAARWRQTTNGVKLERFAVLADYRNKQVGSALLQAVLKDVVAIYPNAKIYLHAQIPAIPFYARHDFTQVGELFSECDIDHYQMVYAA; encoded by the coding sequence ATGATTGTTGTAAAAAGAGTGTCGGACATTCGCGATTTAGATGCTGCCTTTACTATCCGGGAAAAAGTTTTTGTGAAAGAGCAAAAAGTACCGAAAGACGACGAATACGACGAACATGATAAAACCGCTAATCACTATTTAGCCACTTATAACGGAGTACCAGTAGGTGCGGCGCGTTGGCGTCAAACAACTAACGGGGTTAAACTTGAACGCTTCGCTGTTTTAGCCGATTACCGTAATAAACAAGTGGGCAGTGCGCTCCTGCAGGCTGTATTAAAAGATGTAGTAGCTATCTACCCGAACGCAAAAATTTACCTGCATGCTCAAATACCCGCTATACCCTTTTATGCTCGCCACGACTTTACCCAAGTAGGCGAATTATTTAGCGAATGTGATATTGACCACTACCAAATGGTTTATGCCGCATGA
- a CDS encoding PhoH family protein → MVEKVITLENVSLIDFLGTENQNIKQLAAAFPSSKIISRGNEIKIQGKTPEITKINEILSSLIEHYHKFGKITHTSVNHYIAADGDSEEEVIATSPDIIVYGSKGGIIKAKTPNQQKLVDAVEKHDLVFALGPAGTGKTYISVALAVRALKNKTVKKIIISRPVVEAGENLGFLPGDMKEKVDPYIRPIYDALEDMIPVEKLKYYQENKIIEIAPLAYMRGRTLNNAFVLLDEAQNTTPMQMKMFLTRMGPSSKVMINGDRSQIDLPTKVKSGLVDALQTLKHIKDIAFVEMKAEDVVRHKLVKSIVEAYTKAEEAKLLAEPERKAPDQNNRPIKLAEPREV, encoded by the coding sequence TTGGTAGAAAAAGTAATTACCCTAGAAAATGTATCGTTAATAGATTTTTTAGGAACTGAAAATCAAAATATTAAACAATTAGCGGCAGCTTTCCCGAGTAGTAAAATAATTTCACGGGGCAACGAAATTAAAATTCAGGGTAAAACCCCCGAAATAACTAAAATAAACGAAATTTTAAGCTCGCTTATTGAGCATTATCATAAATTCGGGAAGATAACTCATACCAGCGTGAATCATTATATTGCTGCCGACGGTGATTCGGAAGAAGAAGTAATTGCCACCTCTCCGGATATAATCGTGTACGGAAGTAAAGGCGGCATTATAAAAGCTAAAACGCCCAATCAGCAAAAGTTGGTAGATGCGGTAGAAAAGCACGACTTGGTTTTTGCTTTAGGACCGGCAGGTACCGGTAAAACGTATATTTCGGTGGCATTAGCAGTGCGGGCGCTAAAAAATAAAACGGTTAAGAAAATCATTATCTCCAGACCCGTAGTGGAAGCGGGTGAAAACCTCGGCTTTTTACCCGGTGATATGAAGGAAAAAGTAGATCCCTATATTCGCCCGATCTATGATGCTTTAGAAGACATGATTCCGGTAGAAAAATTAAAATACTACCAGGAAAATAAAATTATTGAAATTGCTCCTTTGGCCTACATGCGTGGGCGCACGTTAAATAATGCTTTTGTATTACTAGACGAAGCACAGAATACCACCCCGATGCAGATGAAGATGTTTCTTACTCGGATGGGGCCTAGTTCGAAAGTAATGATTAACGGTGACCGATCCCAAATTGACTTACCAACGAAAGTTAAATCTGGTTTAGTAGATGCCCTACAAACCCTTAAACATATCAAAGACATTGCTTTTGTGGAAATGAAAGCAGAGGATGTGGTGCGGCATAAGTTAGTAAAATCAATCGTGGAGGCTTATACCAAAGCGGAAGAGGCAAAATTACTAGCCGAACCGGAAAGGAAAGCCCCCGACCAGAATAACCGACCGATTAAACTGGCAGAACCACGGGAAGTGTAA
- a CDS encoding BatD family protein, with amino-acid sequence MLKRIGLFLCLIGCLLPAYGQQISIEFGPATIPIETYFTISIRLKGTTLKQASPFPEIEGFQKSNRFSKKTTLKSGNNLLEEIHTQNYAALNEGTFVVKPFTMIINGLAVKSPGTTVQVGPIIEDKEDITASPEAPPEAKALPNKTPQSFLNLETGKKQVYMGEGLHVALYFYLLTSENGQLEFYDFLQQLPALFKQIKQPNVWEEVFEQTEILPDTVQVSKVPYLRYKLYEAVYYPLNSQSLVFPALSLKMVKYTRAKDATFATEKRLSEIKEYTTEPETIMVKPLPPHPLRESVPVGHYRLDETLDRTQVTLNRAVNYSFAIIGAGNISGLSAPTLPTLSSLEIYPPQVKENLLRQQQRVSGSKRFQYSIVPKAPGTFPLNRLWQFIYFDPVRERYDTLTSRLILKVSGRVDKDAAIGTGVTGDFYKLIQTEDNTLVSLHKFEELKLYTNLIVLLLLTISVYLYLRKR; translated from the coding sequence GTGCTTAAAAGAATTGGTTTATTTCTTTGTTTGATCGGGTGCTTGCTGCCTGCTTATGGCCAGCAAATCAGCATCGAATTTGGCCCGGCTACTATTCCGATTGAGACGTATTTTACCATTTCCATTCGCCTGAAAGGAACTACTTTAAAACAAGCATCGCCTTTTCCGGAAATAGAAGGTTTTCAAAAGAGTAATCGCTTCTCCAAAAAAACTACCTTAAAATCGGGCAATAACCTGCTGGAGGAAATACATACGCAAAATTACGCGGCGTTAAACGAAGGTACTTTTGTGGTAAAACCGTTTACTATGATTATAAACGGCTTAGCCGTAAAAAGCCCGGGTACTACCGTACAGGTAGGACCAATAATTGAAGATAAGGAAGATATAACCGCTTCCCCCGAAGCTCCACCCGAGGCAAAAGCACTACCGAATAAAACGCCCCAATCTTTTCTAAATTTAGAAACAGGTAAAAAACAAGTTTATATGGGCGAAGGCTTGCACGTAGCTTTGTACTTTTATTTACTGACTTCCGAAAACGGCCAACTGGAATTTTATGATTTCCTGCAGCAATTACCTGCCTTATTTAAGCAAATAAAGCAACCCAACGTTTGGGAAGAGGTTTTTGAACAAACCGAAATTTTACCTGATACCGTACAAGTTAGCAAAGTGCCTTACCTTCGGTATAAATTGTACGAAGCTGTATATTATCCCCTTAATTCCCAGAGTTTAGTTTTCCCGGCTTTGTCTTTAAAAATGGTAAAGTATACTCGGGCGAAAGACGCTACTTTTGCCACTGAAAAGCGGCTTTCGGAAATAAAGGAGTATACTACTGAACCAGAAACAATTATGGTGAAACCTTTACCTCCGCATCCATTACGGGAGTCGGTGCCCGTAGGGCATTACCGCCTCGACGAAACCTTAGATCGCACCCAAGTTACCCTGAACCGAGCCGTAAATTATTCTTTTGCCATAATCGGAGCAGGAAATATTTCCGGATTGTCTGCTCCCACTTTGCCCACTTTATCCTCTTTGGAGATTTATCCGCCGCAGGTAAAGGAAAATTTGCTTAGGCAACAACAGCGTGTTTCTGGTTCCAAACGGTTTCAGTACTCCATTGTGCCCAAAGCGCCCGGTACTTTTCCGCTAAATCGCTTATGGCAATTTATTTATTTCGATCCGGTACGGGAACGTTACGATACGCTTACTTCCCGGTTAATTTTAAAAGTTAGCGGTAGGGTAGATAAAGATGCCGCTATCGGAACCGGAGTTACCGGCGACTTTTACAAACTCATTCAAACGGAAGATAATACGCTCGTCAGTCTGCATAAATTCGAAGAACTTAAATTGTATACCAACCTGATTGTATTACTTTTGCTGACCATATCGGTGTACTTATATTTGAGAAAAAGATAA